A stretch of the Mustela lutreola isolate mMusLut2 chromosome 18, mMusLut2.pri, whole genome shotgun sequence genome encodes the following:
- the LOC131820352 gene encoding olfactory receptor 14J1-like has product MANLTSMSGFLLMGFSDNHELQILHALLFLVTYLLALTGNLLIITVTSLDHRLQSPMYYFLKHLSLLDLCFISVTVPQSIANSLMNNGYISRGQCILQVFFFIALASSEVAILTVMSYDRYAAICRPLQYETIMNSYACRQAVTAVWLAGGLSGLMHTAVNFSIPLCGERVIHQFFCDVPQMLKLACSHEFINEIAVAAFTTSAAFICLVSIVLSYIHIFSTVLRIPSAEGRTKVFTTCLPHLFVVTFFLSTAGFEFLHPPSDSQSAMDLMFSIFYTVIPPTLNPVIYSLRNEAMKAALRKVLSKGEFSQRKIYLKAI; this is encoded by the coding sequence ATGGCCAACTTGACATCCATGAGTGGATTCCTCCTCATGGGGTTTTCTGATAACCATGAACTTCAGATTTTACATGCATTGCTGTTTTTGGTGACATACCTGTTGGCCTTGACAGGCAACCTCCTCATTATCACTGTAACCAGCTTGGATCATCGCCTCCAGTCCCCCATGTATTACTTTCTGAAGCACCTCTCTCTTCTGGACCTCTGCTTCATCTCTGTCACAGTTCCCCAGTCTATCGCAAATTCACTTATGAACAACGGTTACATTTCCCGTGGCCAATGCATTCTTCAGGTGTTCTTCTTCATAGCTCTGGCTTCATCAGAAGTGGCCATCCTCACAGTAATGTCTTATGACCGGTATGCCGCCATCTGTCGGCCCCTGCAGTATGAGACCATTATGAACTCCTATGCTTGTAGGCAGGCAGTGACAGCAGTGTGGCTTGCTGGGGGCCTCTCTGGGCTCATGCACACAGCTGTGAACTTCTCCATACCTCTCTGTGGAGAGAGAGTCATTCATCAATTCTTCTGTGATGTTCCTCAGATGCTGAAACTAGCTTGTTCTCATGAATTCATCAATGAGATTGCAGTGGCTGCCTTCACAACCTCAGCAGCATTCATCTGCTTGGTCTCCATCGTGCTCTCCTACATTCACATCTTCTCTACTGTGCTGAGGATCCCATCAGCCGAGGGCCGGACCAAAGTCTTCACCACATGCCTACCACACCTGTTTGTAGTCACCTTCTTCCTCTCCACTGCAGGCTTTGAGTTTCTGCACCCACCTTCTGACTCCCAATCAGCTATGGATCTCATGTTCTCCATATTCTATACGGTGATACCGCCAACACTCAATCCAGTTATCTACAGCTTACGGAATGAAGCCATGAAGGCAGCTCTGAGGAAGGTGCTGTCAAAAGGAGAATTTTCCCAgagaaagatatatttaaaagccatt